A window of Candidatus Hydrogenedentota bacterium contains these coding sequences:
- a CDS encoding type II toxin-antitoxin system PemK/MazF family toxin — MKEGDIVLANLPQVDAATKRRPVLLLRELPSFGDFLVCGISTQLHQAVTGFDEIISRSDDDYQSSGLLAPSVVRLNYLGVVARHCIPGKIGSIHKSRYRRLIENLSRHLLAAIAEEASGDSESDTCA; from the coding sequence ATGAAGGAGGGCGATATTGTCCTCGCAAACCTGCCTCAAGTCGATGCCGCTACCAAAAGACGGCCCGTGCTGCTGCTTCGTGAATTGCCTTCTTTTGGTGACTTCTTGGTGTGTGGGATTAGCACTCAACTTCATCAAGCTGTAACCGGATTCGACGAGATTATTTCCCGGAGTGATGATGACTATCAGTCTTCAGGACTTCTTGCTCCATCCGTGGTCAGGCTGAATTACTTGGGTGTGGTTGCACGTCATTGCATACCCGGCAAAATTGGCTCAATTCACAAATCGCGCTATCGTCGATTGATTGAAAATCTGAGTAGACACTTGTTGGCCGCAATTGCGGAAGAGGCAAGTGGTGATTCCGAATCAGACACATGCGCGTAA